In a genomic window of Lagopus muta isolate bLagMut1 chromosome 2, bLagMut1 primary, whole genome shotgun sequence:
- the LOC125688731 gene encoding rho-related GTP-binding protein RhoC-like, which yields MAAARRKLTVVGDDCSGKTCLLFALRHNQLPAFYEPTLFDTYATDVEEDGKEMKLFLFDMSGKDEASYRNLRSVFYEDTNIILICFSVDRPDSQQNVLDFWVPEIKLFCPTVPIILVATKIELRDDEAIRKKLAAQGYEPINTVEGKALAARIGAYAYLECSARTKEGVDTALQIISQCALNEKKRRKKRQRSCQIL from the coding sequence ATGGCTGCTGCTAGGAGGAAGCTTACAGTAGTTGGAGATGACTGCTCTGGTAAGACGTGCCTCCTCTTCGCTCTGCGTCACAATCAGCTCCCCGCATTCTACGAGCCAACCCTGTTTGACACATATGCCACTGACGTAGAGGAAGATGGGAAGGAGATGAAGCTGTTTCTGTTTGACATGTCAGGAAAAGATGAAGCCAGCTACCGAAATCTCCGCTCGGTGTTCTATGAGGACAccaacattattttaatatgtttctCAGTGGACAGGCCTGACTCACAGCAAAACGTCCTTGACTTTTGGGTTCCAGAAATCAAACTGTTCTGCCCCACGGTTCCTATTATTTTGGTGGCTACCAAGATTGAACTGAGGGATGATGAAGctatcaggaagaaattagCTGCTCAGGGCTATGAGCCAATTAACACTGTAGAAGGAAAAGCTTTAGCAGCCAGGATTGGGGCATACGCTTACCTGGAGTGTTCTGCCAGGACAAAAGAAGGTGTTGATACCGCCCTGCAGATAATTAGCCAATGTgcattaaatgagaaaaagaggagaaagaagcgCCAAAGGTCCTGCCAAATTTTGTAA
- the RHOB gene encoding rho-related GTP-binding protein RhoB, translating into MAAIRKKLVVVGDGACGKTCLLIVFSKDEFPEVYVPTVFENYVADIEVDGKQVELALWDTAGQEDYDRLRPLSYPDTDVILMCFSVDSPDSLENIPEKWVPEVKHFCPNVPIILVANKKDLRNDEHVRNELARMKQEPVRTEDGRAMAIRIQAYDYLECSAKTKEGVREVFETATRAALQKRYGTQNGCINCCKVL; encoded by the coding sequence ATGGCTGCCATCCGCAAGAagctggtggtggtgggggaCGGCGCCTGTGGCAAGACTTGCCTCCTCATCGTCTTCAGCAAGGACGAGTTCCCTGAGGTTTATGTGCCCACCGTCTTTGAGAACTACGTGGCCGACATCGAGGTGGACGGCAAGCAGGTGGAGCTGGCCCTGTGGGACACGGCTGGCCAGGAGGACTACGACCGCCTGCGCCCTCTCTCTTACCCAGACACGGATGTGATCCTCATGTGCTTCTCAGTGGACAGCCCGGACTCGCTGGAGAACATCCCGGAGAAGTGGGTGCCCGAAGTCAAGCACTTCTGTCCCAACGTCCCCATCATCCTGGTGGCCAACAAGAAAGACCTGCGCAACGATGAGCACGTGCGCAACGAGCTGGCCCGCATGAAGCAGGAGCCGGTGCGCACTGAGGATGGCCGCGCCATGGCCATCCGCATCCAGGCCTACGACTACCTGGAGTGCTCGGCCAAGACCAAGGAGGGTGTCAGGGAGGTCTTTGAAACCGCCACCCGAGCGGCCTTGCAGAAGCGCTACGGCACTCAGAACGGCTGCATCAATTGCTGCAAGGTCCTATAG